In one window of Spartinivicinus marinus DNA:
- a CDS encoding tryptophan 2,3-dioxygenase family protein, with protein MKKNQDVYYGDYLQLNKLLDSQHLLSSDYNNTAHDEMLFIITHQAYELWFKQILHELRTIQTVFEQKPIDDKQLGVATHRLERILAIQTLMIEQVNVLETMTPLDFLDFRDYLVPASGFQSVQFKEIEIRFGLKSRYRIAFDQQNFYRRLKTEHQEYLKNLELQPSLLEQIDQWLARLPFLNFGEFNFWQSYQQAVNNMLNRDEQIITNNPHLGADEKDQQLNSLADTRNQFKQLLEPKAYQLQFDTGFYRISQDAFLAALFISLYRDEPMLQQPYKLLTCLMDIDERFSAWRTRHAQMALRMLGRKVGTGGSSGHDYLAKAASGNKVFTDLFTLSTFLIPSSSRPELPDTIKQSLGFYLSGT; from the coding sequence ATGAAAAAAAATCAAGACGTATATTATGGCGATTACCTACAGCTCAATAAACTATTAGATAGTCAGCACTTACTAAGTAGCGATTACAATAACACTGCTCATGATGAAATGCTGTTTATCATCACCCATCAAGCTTATGAGCTCTGGTTCAAACAAATACTACATGAACTACGCACAATCCAAACCGTATTTGAACAAAAACCTATAGATGACAAACAGCTAGGGGTAGCTACTCATCGGTTGGAGCGCATCTTAGCCATACAGACATTAATGATTGAACAAGTAAACGTACTTGAAACCATGACCCCTTTAGACTTCCTTGATTTTAGAGATTACTTAGTACCTGCGTCTGGATTTCAAAGCGTACAGTTTAAAGAAATAGAAATTCGTTTTGGTCTAAAAAGTCGTTATCGCATTGCTTTTGACCAACAGAACTTTTATCGTCGACTCAAAACAGAGCATCAGGAATATTTAAAAAATCTCGAATTGCAACCCAGCTTACTAGAACAAATAGATCAATGGTTAGCCAGATTACCTTTCCTAAATTTTGGTGAATTTAATTTCTGGCAAAGCTATCAGCAAGCAGTTAATAATATGTTAAACCGAGACGAGCAAATCATTACCAACAACCCTCATTTAGGCGCAGACGAAAAAGATCAGCAATTAAACAGTCTGGCTGACACTCGTAATCAATTTAAGCAACTACTAGAACCCAAAGCCTATCAGTTGCAATTTGATACGGGGTTTTATCGAATTAGTCAGGATGCTTTTTTAGCCGCTCTGTTTATCAGCCTATATAGAGATGAGCCGATGTTACAACAGCCTTATAAACTATTGACCTGTTTAATGGATATCGATGAGCGTTTCTCCGCTTGGCGAACTCGTCATGCCCAAATGGCTTTACGCATGCTTGGCCGAAAAGTAGGTACTGGTGGTTCTTCCGGTCATGACTACCTTGCCAAAGCCGCGAGTGGCAATAAAGTGTTCACTGATTTATTTACCCTTTCTACTTTCTTAATACCAAGCTCAAGCAGACCTGAATTACCAGATACCATCAAGCAGTCGCTAGGTTTTTACTTATCTGGAACATAA
- a CDS encoding hydrogenase maturation protein produces the protein MKILLLVSAFNGLSQRVYAELRQRNYWVSVEYASTEQQMKEAVALFEPELVICPFLKQAIPRSIWQHYLCWIVHPGIKGDRGPSALDWAIYQQKHYWGVTLVEAAEEYDAGDIWGSQSFKLPKANKSTTYRHQITEAAVELILTALKQLEAKTYKPEPLDYTKHDVKGNWQPLMKQNQRSIDWQQDSTTEILAKLRAAESFPGVKDLINGKAYYLFNAHQEKILNKTRNASPGEIIAQKSQAICRATRDGAIWLTHLKQVSVVEPKIKLPAAEYLADHLQQVPELVDEGLPGFDPATWQDIHYEEDAQVGYLHFNFYNGAMSTGQCYRLLKAYREALERPTQVLVLMGGTDFWANGINLNTIEASPEPGLEAWENLKQINDLVEAILTTENKLTIAALKENAAAGGVMLALACDKVLIREGVILSPYYQHMGLYGSEYWSFNLPRRVGEQQASKLMANCLPLLATEAVKVGLADEVLPSQPKGFLRSLHKVCEWYSHKKTVRQLILRKQQLLRLNQQLKPLKQYREEEEAKMWQCFMAPESAFHQARKQFVYKLPVSAAPSYLAVHRQAALSQHNQQKSA, from the coding sequence ATGAAAATACTGCTATTAGTGTCTGCATTTAACGGCTTAAGTCAGCGTGTTTATGCTGAGCTTCGGCAAAGAAACTATTGGGTGTCAGTAGAATATGCTAGCACTGAACAGCAAATGAAAGAAGCTGTTGCTTTGTTTGAACCTGAGTTGGTTATTTGCCCTTTTTTAAAACAGGCAATACCCCGCTCGATTTGGCAGCACTACCTTTGTTGGATTGTTCATCCTGGGATTAAAGGCGATCGAGGGCCATCCGCATTGGATTGGGCTATTTACCAGCAAAAGCACTATTGGGGAGTAACATTAGTTGAGGCTGCAGAGGAGTATGATGCAGGTGATATATGGGGAAGCCAATCATTCAAACTGCCAAAGGCTAATAAGTCAACTACTTATCGTCACCAAATCACTGAAGCGGCTGTGGAGTTAATTTTAACAGCTCTTAAACAATTGGAAGCAAAAACATATAAGCCCGAGCCTTTAGATTACACTAAACATGATGTAAAGGGGAACTGGCAACCATTAATGAAACAAAACCAGCGGAGTATTGACTGGCAGCAGGATAGTACTACTGAAATATTAGCAAAACTTCGTGCTGCAGAAAGTTTTCCTGGTGTAAAAGATTTGATTAATGGCAAAGCTTATTATTTATTTAATGCGCATCAAGAAAAAATCCTCAATAAAACTAGAAATGCTTCACCTGGAGAAATTATTGCACAAAAAAGTCAGGCAATTTGTCGTGCAACTCGTGATGGTGCTATTTGGTTAACTCATTTAAAACAAGTGAGTGTGGTTGAGCCCAAGATTAAGTTGCCTGCGGCAGAGTATTTAGCAGATCATTTACAACAAGTGCCTGAACTAGTTGATGAAGGATTGCCAGGTTTTGACCCTGCGACATGGCAGGACATTCACTATGAGGAAGATGCTCAAGTAGGGTATTTGCACTTTAACTTTTATAATGGAGCAATGAGTACAGGGCAGTGTTACCGTTTATTAAAAGCCTATCGGGAAGCTTTGGAAAGGCCAACTCAAGTACTGGTTTTAATGGGAGGGACTGATTTTTGGGCAAACGGTATTAACCTGAATACTATTGAAGCCAGTCCCGAGCCTGGTTTAGAAGCTTGGGAAAACTTAAAACAAATAAATGACTTGGTTGAAGCAATTCTAACGACAGAAAACAAACTGACAATAGCTGCATTGAAAGAAAATGCAGCTGCAGGTGGTGTAATGTTGGCGCTTGCCTGTGACAAAGTATTAATCCGAGAAGGTGTTATTTTGTCTCCTTATTATCAGCACATGGGGCTTTATGGTTCTGAATATTGGAGCTTTAATCTGCCTCGGCGAGTAGGTGAGCAACAGGCTAGCAAGCTAATGGCAAATTGTCTTCCATTACTGGCAACAGAAGCTGTAAAAGTGGGCTTGGCTGATGAAGTTTTACCTTCTCAACCAAAGGGTTTTTTACGCAGCCTTCATAAGGTTTGTGAGTGGTATAGCCATAAGAAAACAGTGAGACAGCTTATTCTTCGTAAACAACAGTTACTTCGTTTGAATCAGCAATTAAAACCATTAAAACAGTACCGAGAGGAAGAAGAGGCTAAAATGTGGCAATGTTTTATGGCTCCGGAAAGTGCCTTTCATCAAGCAAGAAAGCAGTTTGTTTATAAACTGCCAGTATCTGCTGCACCTTCTTATTTGGCAGTTCATCGACAAGCAGCTCTTTCACAGCATAACCAGCAAAAATCTGCTTAG
- a CDS encoding aminotransferase class V-fold PLP-dependent enzyme: MYKHWYQQFNQYQTDTLWFTAHSHHFWPDVTLQAMMRYWHDSARLVDDKWQYIFSSIIPKAQRHISRLLNYPYPEQVTFAPSTHELLVRLISCFPARKKLTVLTTDSEFYSFSRQLKRLNEEKWTETTVVNTEPFNGFIERFYQAANTKKYDIIFFSHTFFNSGYTVQNLNEVIEKLSSQCSILIVDGYHSFAAIPVDLSEIANNVFFLAGGYKYAQSGEGCCFLLSPPKANQLRPWNTGWFANFSQLEESDSSVIGYDSHGQRFAGATFDPTGIYRLNAVFDLWQENKITVETVHQHVFALQQAFLQSISTSKHPLLNYRNLLYIPEYVHGHFLTFKLADREICKNLSIALNSLKVKVDCRDNRIRFGFGLQHDLDDINQLLVRLKRLPIA; encoded by the coding sequence ATGTATAAACATTGGTACCAACAATTTAACCAGTATCAAACTGATACCCTGTGGTTTACAGCCCATAGTCATCATTTTTGGCCAGATGTAACACTACAGGCAATGATGCGTTATTGGCATGACTCTGCCAGATTGGTTGATGATAAGTGGCAATATATTTTTTCTAGTATCATCCCAAAAGCACAACGGCATATCAGCCGATTACTCAACTATCCTTATCCAGAGCAAGTTACTTTCGCACCTAGTACTCACGAGCTATTAGTCAGGTTAATTTCCTGCTTTCCTGCTAGAAAGAAACTAACAGTATTAACCACTGATAGTGAGTTTTATAGTTTTAGCCGACAGCTAAAACGCTTGAATGAAGAAAAATGGACCGAGACTACTGTTGTTAATACAGAACCATTTAATGGTTTTATTGAGCGATTTTATCAGGCCGCTAATACAAAAAAATATGACATCATTTTTTTTAGCCATACCTTTTTCAACTCTGGCTACACTGTTCAAAATCTAAATGAAGTGATTGAAAAGCTATCTTCTCAATGCAGCATACTCATTGTCGATGGCTATCATAGTTTTGCTGCCATACCTGTAGATTTATCTGAAATTGCTAATAATGTATTTTTTTTGGCTGGTGGCTATAAGTATGCACAGTCTGGAGAAGGCTGCTGCTTTTTACTCTCACCGCCTAAAGCTAACCAGTTGCGTCCATGGAATACAGGCTGGTTTGCAAATTTTTCACAATTGGAGGAAAGTGATTCCTCAGTGATAGGCTATGATAGTCACGGCCAACGATTTGCAGGAGCTACTTTCGATCCTACCGGTATTTATAGGCTAAATGCAGTATTTGATTTATGGCAAGAAAATAAAATCACCGTAGAAACTGTCCACCAACATGTCTTTGCCCTGCAGCAAGCTTTTCTACAATCAATCAGTACATCAAAACACCCATTATTAAACTACCGTAACTTATTGTATATTCCCGAGTATGTTCATGGACATTTTTTAACATTCAAATTAGCAGACCGAGAAATATGCAAAAACTTATCCATTGCATTAAATAGCTTAAAAGTTAAAGTTGACTGCCGAGATAATCGAATTCGATTTGGCTTTGGCTTACAACATGATCTAGATGATATTAATCAGCTATTAGTTAGGCTAAAACGACTACCTATAGCTTAA
- a CDS encoding phytase: MHINQYIVQKILYSAILFTNITFAQSSSDDNYSAINSVTANQETRTFFDDKWDSESDADDPAVWVNPHDSSKSLIIGTLKKGGLAVFNLQGDMLQQIIPEKNQITGLQGRYNNVDILTGYLLEDSQMDFAVVTDRGTDKLKIFSIDYQSEKKPVLTDITSNSVPMLFSRSIDDVKTKNTAYGLAVHYNQKQQQSMGFVTQANHTKIAQVSFYTTPIGKISYKVNTYHLLPSDFNTESDPRWSPCQEDDGDLPQLEGLVIDPQRQQLYASQEQVGIWQIPYQTDQLSTKPGLPLLIDTVASFGVPYKRIWDPSEEEYQCHWLNSLPQNAHLRADVEGLALYQPQQGQQYLIASSQGDDHYAVYQLNHQPLSQQPEFIGRFQINKGLVDGSSHTDGIAITAQTIGAQYPQGLMVVQDGNDEPISFDSKGRQREKTNFKLVSWEKIKRYLKLYSQYEWLLGAAVERRGPMSL; this comes from the coding sequence ATGCATATAAACCAATATATAGTTCAAAAAATTCTCTACTCTGCAATTTTATTTACAAACATTACCTTTGCCCAAAGTAGCTCAGATGATAACTATTCAGCTATAAACTCAGTTACAGCCAACCAGGAAACCCGTACATTTTTTGATGATAAATGGGACAGTGAGTCAGATGCTGATGACCCTGCTGTTTGGGTTAACCCCCACGATAGCTCTAAAAGCCTAATTATTGGCACATTAAAAAAAGGGGGATTAGCCGTTTTTAATTTACAAGGAGATATGCTTCAACAAATCATTCCAGAAAAAAATCAAATTACTGGTTTACAAGGCCGCTATAATAATGTCGATATTTTAACTGGCTATTTACTAGAAGATAGTCAAATGGATTTTGCCGTTGTTACTGATAGGGGGACTGACAAACTAAAAATATTCTCAATTGATTATCAAAGTGAAAAAAAACCTGTATTAACAGATATTACATCAAATAGTGTTCCTATGTTATTTAGTCGATCAATTGATGATGTCAAAACTAAGAATACTGCATACGGGTTAGCTGTTCATTATAATCAGAAACAGCAACAAAGTATGGGCTTTGTTACCCAGGCAAACCATACCAAAATAGCTCAAGTTAGCTTTTATACCACACCCATAGGAAAAATAAGTTACAAGGTTAATACATATCATTTATTGCCATCAGATTTTAATACAGAGAGCGATCCTCGTTGGTCACCATGCCAAGAAGATGATGGAGACCTGCCTCAACTAGAAGGGCTGGTTATAGACCCTCAGCGACAACAGCTTTATGCTAGCCAAGAGCAAGTAGGCATTTGGCAAATTCCTTATCAAACAGATCAGCTTAGTACAAAGCCAGGTTTACCACTCCTCATCGACACGGTTGCTAGTTTTGGTGTGCCCTATAAACGTATCTGGGATCCGTCTGAGGAAGAATACCAATGCCATTGGCTTAACTCCCTCCCCCAAAACGCTCACTTAAGGGCCGATGTCGAAGGCCTTGCTTTATACCAACCACAACAAGGACAGCAATATTTGATTGCTTCAAGCCAAGGAGATGATCACTATGCTGTCTACCAGCTTAATCACCAACCTCTAAGCCAACAACCAGAGTTCATTGGCCGTTTTCAAATAAACAAAGGGCTAGTTGATGGCTCCAGCCATACTGATGGTATAGCTATTACAGCTCAAACAATTGGTGCACAATACCCTCAAGGCTTAATGGTAGTGCAAGACGGCAATGATGAACCAATAAGCTTTGATTCAAAAGGTAGACAGCGTGAAAAAACAAACTTTAAGCTTGTTTCATGGGAAAAAATAAAACGCTATTTAAAACTTTATAGCCAATACGAATGGCTTTTAGGGGCGGCCGTCGAGCGACGAGGCCCCATGAGCCTATAA
- a CDS encoding VanZ family protein yields the protein MKWLGLIAVLVVVTIVILASKGQLPAEIKALYDFPGGDKVGHILLMGTLSFFVNLAVVSTLVARPTRKIVITTAILGLAITLEEITQQFFSTRTFSLLDLLASFLGLTIAAVIVNFIAGKKQS from the coding sequence ATGAAATGGCTAGGGTTGATTGCAGTACTAGTAGTTGTAACAATTGTAATATTAGCAAGCAAAGGACAACTACCAGCAGAAATAAAGGCCTTATATGACTTTCCTGGAGGGGACAAAGTAGGTCATATACTGTTGATGGGGACATTAAGCTTTTTTGTCAATTTGGCTGTTGTCAGTACTTTGGTGGCTAGGCCAACACGAAAAATAGTTATTACTACTGCTATTCTTGGGCTGGCTATAACGTTGGAGGAAATCACTCAACAGTTCTTTTCAACGAGAACTTTTTCATTATTGGATCTATTGGCTAGCTTTCTGGGATTGACAATAGCTGCTGTTATAGTCAACTTCATAGCAGGTAAAAAGCAGTCGTAG
- a CDS encoding TIGR02285 family protein encodes MNILKPALYNQTMLRVLLLVLTSTLFIWSNSYATEKETITWFAAHWPPLMMLRGDDKGSGRVDMRLQLYQSKLSQYNHKILEMSWGRFWHDIKAGKKICSPMHLKKPDRLKIAYFSTPVDVAVSHRIIMKKTNAALLNSPASYSIIKLITDRRFKGIVESQRSYTKELDEIFTGHEKNSNFQKITIAADSLFKMLDHNRINYIIEYPFIASYHGKQYFKNINDYASIQIDEITPYFLVYTVCPRNDWGKQVISDINNMLKTLIHQEEYKKIIFESWLDKNDLIQIKDVYKNQILNQI; translated from the coding sequence ATGAATATTCTCAAGCCAGCACTCTATAACCAAACAATGCTAAGAGTATTATTATTAGTTCTTACTAGCACTCTCTTTATTTGGAGCAACAGCTATGCAACTGAAAAAGAGACTATTACCTGGTTTGCCGCTCACTGGCCACCATTGATGATGTTAAGGGGGGATGACAAGGGATCAGGAAGAGTGGATATGCGTCTGCAGCTCTATCAATCGAAATTATCTCAATATAATCATAAGATTCTAGAAATGAGTTGGGGCAGGTTTTGGCATGATATAAAAGCTGGCAAAAAAATTTGTAGCCCCATGCACTTAAAAAAACCAGATCGACTTAAAATTGCTTATTTTTCAACACCAGTCGATGTTGCTGTATCTCATCGGATTATAATGAAGAAAACTAATGCAGCTTTACTAAATAGCCCTGCATCATACTCAATAATAAAACTTATAACTGATAGAAGATTCAAAGGTATTGTTGAGAGCCAACGTTCTTATACCAAAGAGCTTGATGAAATATTCACCGGCCACGAAAAGAATAGTAACTTCCAAAAAATTACAATTGCAGCAGACAGCTTGTTTAAAATGCTTGATCACAACCGTATCAACTACATTATCGAATATCCTTTTATTGCTTCTTATCATGGTAAACAATACTTTAAAAATATAAATGATTATGCCAGCATTCAAATTGATGAAATTACGCCCTATTTCTTAGTATATACAGTTTGTCCTAGAAATGACTGGGGTAAACAAGTGATTTCAGACATTAACAATATGCTGAAAACCCTAATTCATCAGGAAGAATATAAGAAAATAATTTTTGAAAGCTGGCTAGATAAAAATGACTTGATTCAGATAAAAGACGTGTACAAAAACCAAATACTTAACCAGATTTAA
- a CDS encoding substrate-binding periplasmic protein produces the protein MLNHLKSNKSTTYFIGILFIIIYCNTAYSNQPVKVVGTPEKPFRYSAANGEIIGIDAEILKIVFNKLSIASEFRLINVGSRIIKFAQEGKVDVVMSFSRKESRESYLIYPQIAYKEFTWNFFIRKEDENKIIYNSLKDLANLTIGATQDWAYTPEFWQAELKLDIVSNNDLHIPKLLKKRIDIVPLNTFPTLLILQEQGLMNRISFLPKPLKAKPYYNAFSRASKNPNLKKVIDNYDPIVKQLIDSGEVKKLYKKHLGIDRL, from the coding sequence ATGCTAAACCACCTGAAAAGCAACAAGTCAACGACCTATTTTATAGGTATTCTTTTTATCATTATTTACTGTAATACTGCTTACTCTAATCAACCTGTTAAAGTTGTCGGCACTCCAGAAAAACCTTTTCGTTATAGTGCAGCTAACGGTGAAATTATCGGTATTGATGCTGAAATTCTTAAGATTGTTTTCAATAAATTATCTATAGCGAGTGAATTCAGACTGATCAATGTTGGCTCCAGAATTATCAAGTTTGCTCAAGAAGGTAAAGTAGACGTTGTTATGAGTTTTTCAAGAAAAGAGTCTAGAGAATCCTACCTTATTTATCCTCAGATTGCATATAAAGAGTTTACGTGGAATTTTTTTATTCGCAAAGAAGATGAAAATAAAATTATTTACAATTCTCTTAAAGATTTAGCTAATTTAACTATAGGCGCTACCCAAGATTGGGCTTATACACCAGAATTCTGGCAAGCAGAACTTAAGCTAGATATTGTTTCTAACAATGACCTACATATTCCAAAACTACTAAAAAAACGAATCGATATTGTACCGCTTAATACCTTCCCAACCCTTCTTATATTGCAAGAGCAAGGACTCATGAATCGCATTAGTTTTTTACCTAAACCACTAAAAGCAAAGCCTTACTACAATGCTTTCAGTCGAGCTTCAAAAAACCCTAACCTGAAAAAAGTGATCGACAATTATGACCCTATCGTTAAACAGTTAATAGATAGTGGCGAAGTTAAAAAACTATATAAAAAGCACTTAGGAATTGATCGTCTTTAG
- a CDS encoding NAD(P)-dependent oxidoreductase, which translates to MTQKIAFIGLGVMGFPMAGHLAKAGYQVTVYNRTMSKAKAWCAEYQGSYSETPAEAAKQADIVCCCVGNDDDLRQVTLGEQGAFAAMKPGAIFVDHTTTSAQVASELAQQAEHKQIVFFDAPVSGGQAGAENGQLTIMVGGAEQQFTEILPLLNCYARFVKLMGGIGSGQLTKMVNQICIAGVVQGLAEGMHFARSAELDVAAVIEVISKGAAQSWQMENRYQTMLAGEYNHGFAVDWMRKDLGIVLDEARRNQSHLPVTALVDQFYSEVQAMGGSRWDTSSLFAVLESKRKAT; encoded by the coding sequence ATGACTCAGAAAATTGCATTTATTGGTTTGGGCGTGATGGGCTTTCCAATGGCTGGTCATTTGGCTAAGGCTGGTTATCAAGTAACCGTATACAATCGAACGATGAGCAAAGCGAAAGCATGGTGTGCAGAGTATCAGGGGAGCTATTCAGAAACACCTGCTGAAGCAGCAAAGCAGGCTGACATTGTATGTTGTTGTGTAGGTAATGACGATGATTTACGACAGGTGACTTTGGGTGAGCAAGGGGCTTTTGCTGCTATGAAACCTGGCGCTATCTTTGTTGATCATACAACGACATCTGCTCAAGTGGCGAGTGAGTTAGCTCAACAAGCAGAGCATAAACAAATAGTTTTCTTTGATGCGCCTGTATCTGGTGGGCAGGCAGGGGCTGAAAATGGTCAGTTAACGATAATGGTTGGGGGCGCTGAGCAGCAATTTACAGAAATATTACCGTTACTCAATTGCTATGCCAGGTTTGTGAAATTAATGGGAGGGATTGGTAGTGGGCAATTGACCAAAATGGTTAACCAAATTTGTATTGCTGGTGTTGTACAAGGCTTGGCTGAAGGTATGCATTTTGCCCGAAGTGCAGAGTTAGATGTTGCTGCAGTCATTGAGGTAATTTCTAAAGGAGCTGCTCAGTCCTGGCAGATGGAAAACCGCTATCAAACTATGTTAGCTGGTGAGTATAATCATGGTTTTGCGGTAGATTGGATGCGTAAAGACCTTGGGATTGTTTTAGATGAAGCGCGTCGAAACCAGTCTCACTTACCTGTTACTGCTTTGGTTGATCAATTTTATTCAGAAGTGCAAGCAATGGGTGGCTCCCGGTGGGATACTTCTAGTTTATTTGCCGTTCTGGAAAGTAAGCGAAAAGCGACCTAG